In one window of uncultured Draconibacterium sp. DNA:
- a CDS encoding bifunctional UDP-N-acetylmuramoyl-tripeptide:D-alanyl-D-alanine ligase/alanine racemase: MINLTAKQICAVVNGELFASSSFQDFTVSEIITDSRTFFGGSDVVFIALSGPVFNGHNYIAQLHKKGVQLFIVSDKNFIEDKACYILVKDTCFALQQLAAYNRSQFSQPVIGITGSNGKTIVKEWLYDLLSTELKIIRSPKSYNSQVGVPLSVLLIDNQYDLALLEAGISEPGEMQKLAPIVQPDLGILTNIGDAHQENFTSMEEKLNEKLKLFTGTKKLVFRSDRSYSKNIAAFCSQKNIKPKNWSIDDDKAPIQFKSKVKSTDTEIEARINDKYYSFSIPFTDDSAIENACHCLATLIALEKDPEDFLVQFSKLQPVAMRLEIKQGINNCLLINDYYNSDLNSLSIALSVLKQQAAKSHLFKHVILSDIQQTGIETTELYSKVNRLLQEWGINKLSGIGKDLYQHQHIFQLESEFYLDRNAFEKHFVRSNYSSSAILLKGARQFELEKISALLQQKAHQTVLEINLNALVQNLNTFRKLLRPETKIMVMVKAFSYGSGDVEIAQLLQHQNVDYLAVAVADEGVQLRNAGITTPIVVMNPEHDSFQNIIDFNLQPNIYSFQLLQQFVKTVEEFGLNNFPIHIKIDTGMNRLGLKTGEEIEEVIAFLKKNKHLKIQSVFSHLAGSDESELDNFTREQFNRFANLSGLIEKAFEYKIDKHILNSAGIERFPDHQMDMVRLGIGLYGISQTGLALQQISTLKTTVSQVKTVDTGETVGYNRKGKITQQSRVAVVPMGYADGINRRLGNGLGSAFVNRQEARIIGNVCMDMLMLDVTNLEVNPGDTVEIFGPNISISRVAQLLETIPYEILTGISQRVKRVYLQE; this comes from the coding sequence ATGATCAACCTGACGGCAAAACAAATATGTGCCGTAGTAAATGGTGAGCTTTTCGCTTCCTCATCGTTTCAGGATTTTACTGTTTCAGAAATTATTACCGACAGCCGGACTTTCTTCGGTGGTTCTGACGTTGTATTTATTGCCTTGTCGGGCCCTGTTTTTAACGGACATAATTACATTGCACAACTCCACAAAAAAGGTGTTCAGCTTTTTATCGTTTCCGACAAGAATTTTATTGAAGATAAAGCCTGTTACATTCTGGTAAAAGACACATGCTTTGCACTTCAGCAACTCGCAGCTTATAACCGTAGCCAGTTTTCGCAACCTGTTATTGGCATTACCGGCAGCAACGGAAAAACCATAGTTAAAGAATGGCTCTACGATTTACTTTCTACTGAGCTAAAAATTATACGAAGCCCGAAAAGCTACAACTCTCAGGTGGGTGTTCCTTTATCGGTATTATTAATCGACAATCAATACGACCTTGCTCTGTTAGAAGCAGGAATTTCGGAGCCCGGCGAGATGCAAAAGCTGGCACCAATCGTTCAGCCCGACCTTGGTATTTTAACCAACATAGGCGATGCTCACCAGGAAAATTTCACTTCGATGGAGGAGAAACTGAACGAGAAGCTAAAACTTTTCACTGGTACAAAAAAGTTGGTATTTCGTTCTGATCGCTCCTACTCAAAGAATATAGCAGCATTTTGCTCGCAAAAGAATATTAAACCGAAAAACTGGTCGATTGATGATGATAAGGCACCGATTCAGTTTAAAAGCAAAGTAAAATCGACTGACACTGAAATTGAGGCAAGAATTAACGATAAGTATTATTCATTTTCAATTCCATTCACTGATGATTCAGCGATTGAAAATGCCTGTCATTGTTTGGCTACGCTCATTGCTTTGGAGAAAGACCCGGAAGATTTTCTTGTTCAGTTCAGTAAGCTACAACCTGTGGCTATGCGCCTTGAAATTAAACAGGGAATAAACAACTGCCTGCTGATTAACGACTATTATAATTCGGATTTGAATTCGCTGAGTATTGCACTGTCGGTGCTGAAACAGCAAGCGGCCAAAAGTCATTTGTTTAAGCATGTAATTCTGTCCGATATTCAACAAACAGGAATTGAAACGACAGAACTTTATTCGAAGGTAAACCGGCTTTTGCAGGAATGGGGAATCAACAAACTCTCTGGAATTGGTAAGGATCTGTACCAGCACCAGCATATTTTTCAACTGGAAAGCGAGTTCTATCTCGATCGCAACGCGTTTGAAAAACACTTTGTACGAAGCAACTATTCATCGTCGGCAATTCTATTAAAAGGTGCGCGGCAATTTGAGCTGGAGAAAATATCGGCATTACTGCAACAAAAAGCACATCAAACGGTGCTTGAAATCAACCTGAATGCTTTGGTTCAGAACCTGAATACTTTCCGGAAATTGTTACGCCCGGAAACAAAAATAATGGTGATGGTTAAGGCTTTTTCGTACGGTAGTGGCGATGTGGAAATCGCTCAACTTTTGCAACACCAAAATGTGGATTACCTTGCAGTTGCTGTGGCCGATGAAGGTGTACAGCTGCGAAATGCAGGAATCACTACTCCAATTGTGGTGATGAATCCTGAACACGATAGTTTTCAAAATATCATTGATTTTAACCTGCAACCCAACATTTACAGTTTCCAACTTCTGCAACAGTTTGTAAAGACTGTGGAAGAATTTGGCTTAAATAACTTCCCAATCCACATTAAAATAGACACGGGCATGAATCGCCTTGGCCTGAAAACGGGAGAAGAGATTGAGGAGGTAATTGCCTTTCTTAAAAAGAATAAGCATTTAAAAATACAATCGGTTTTTTCACATCTTGCCGGAAGTGATGAATCCGAACTCGATAATTTTACCAGGGAACAATTCAATCGATTTGCAAATTTATCCGGACTGATTGAAAAAGCTTTTGAATACAAAATCGACAAACACATTTTAAACTCGGCCGGCATTGAGCGTTTCCCCGATCATCAAATGGACATGGTTCGGCTTGGAATTGGGCTTTACGGCATTTCGCAAACCGGATTAGCATTACAGCAAATCAGCACGCTAAAAACCACTGTCTCGCAAGTTAAAACTGTTGATACAGGCGAAACCGTTGGATACAACCGTAAAGGAAAAATTACGCAACAAAGCCGGGTAGCAGTCGTTCCAATGGGTTATGCCGACGGAATAAACCGCCGACTAGGCAACGGTTTAGGCAGCGCTTTTGTTAACAGACAAGAAGCAAGAATAATCGGAAATGTTTGTATGGACATGTTGATGCTCGACGTCACCAACCTGGAGGTAAACCCAGGCGACACTGTCGAAATTTTTGGACCAAATATTTCCATTTCGAGGGTGGCCCAACTACTTGAAACTATTCCTTATGAGATTTTAACAGGTATTTCGCAACGCGTGAAACGGGTGTATTTGCAGGAATAA
- a CDS encoding SusC/RagA family TonB-linked outer membrane protein, with product MKRIALIMSFLVLLGVTVVNAQTKIVTGTVTSSEDDLPIPGVSVSVAGTTLGTVTDIDGVFNLKVPQDAKALVASFVGMKTQTLELGEGSDYTIVMEPDLVGIDEVVVTALGITREKKSLGYSSQSLTGEDVAAVKDANIVNSLSGKVAGVQVTGSPGSVGGSSRIIIRGVNSISGNNQPLFIVDGTPIDNSNFNSTNTQSGDGGIDFGNASADINPEDIESMTVLKGANAAALYGSRAANGVILITTKKGTKRKGIGVSITSGVNVSTVALLPDYQNEYGGGYKQSFDIYEPTGEPIVNYAADESWGPRMDGQLVRQWYSWYPDDPNYGKMTPFVPHPDNVKDFYETGVTTNNNIALEGGGDGTLFRLSFTDFRQTGTLPTSELKKNTIAFNGSSKLTDKLTASASVNYVSLTNEGIPGQGYGNNAGNVVTSFNQWFQRQLDMDNLANYKTADGLDRTWNISSPTNTRPLYWENPYWVLNESPAQMERQRVFGNVSLKYDVFPGLSVQGWARTDFYTDRRQERIASGSIPQAWYKEEVRQLQDNNYEFLATYTKEFGSDITLDANLGTNKRIRMYYNNTASTNGGLSVPNFFNVDASIDRPSITDYKSKKVVNSVYGSATIGYKNMVYVDLSLRNDWSSTLPDGDNSYLYPSVTGTFLFSELIEDKSILSLGKVRASWSQVGNDTDPYQLAVTYSSADNYGSYPAYAVPNKLNNAALKPETIITTEFGAEMAFFNSRLGLDVTYYDIQSEDQILDLDVASTSGYNSTVVNAGLMTNKGWEVMVNGRAIDNEFTWDIVANWAKNTNKVEELAAGLDNYQLAAWGPSINARVGETYGTWITDGFVYDDETGQRIVDEDGYYKRATNQTYGSYLPEWTGGVTNTFTYKGVMLSALVDFQKGGQLYSVTNRYGNYSGLLAETAGLNAKGNPQRDPVSEDGGYLAVGVKEDGTPNDVYIEAVDYWQHLRTRREYYLHDASFIKLREVKVGYTLPSKLFANSFIEGVSVSLVGRNLAILHKNAPNIDPEAAYGSGNIQGFENGQHPSTRTMGFSVNVKL from the coding sequence ATGAAAAGAATTGCGCTTATTATGTCATTTCTGGTTTTGCTGGGAGTGACGGTGGTAAATGCTCAGACCAAGATCGTTACCGGTACGGTTACATCCAGCGAGGATGACCTGCCTATTCCGGGCGTTTCTGTTTCTGTAGCGGGGACAACCCTTGGTACCGTAACTGATATTGACGGAGTTTTTAATTTGAAAGTTCCGCAAGATGCAAAGGCTTTGGTAGCCAGTTTTGTTGGAATGAAAACACAAACCCTTGAATTGGGTGAGGGATCGGACTATACAATTGTTATGGAGCCCGACCTGGTGGGTATAGATGAAGTAGTAGTTACTGCCCTTGGTATAACCCGCGAAAAGAAATCACTGGGTTATTCATCGCAATCGCTTACAGGCGAAGATGTTGCAGCAGTTAAAGATGCAAACATTGTTAACTCGCTTTCAGGTAAAGTTGCAGGTGTACAGGTTACCGGATCACCTGGTAGTGTTGGTGGCTCATCGCGTATTATTATTCGTGGTGTTAACTCAATTTCGGGTAACAACCAACCATTATTCATTGTGGATGGTACACCAATTGATAACTCTAACTTTAACTCTACCAATACGCAGTCTGGAGATGGTGGTATTGACTTTGGTAACGCTTCTGCCGATATCAACCCGGAAGATATTGAGTCGATGACTGTATTGAAAGGAGCGAACGCTGCTGCGCTTTACGGTTCGCGTGCGGCCAACGGTGTAATTCTTATTACAACCAAAAAAGGTACAAAACGTAAAGGTATTGGTGTTTCTATCACTTCGGGAGTAAATGTATCAACTGTTGCTTTGTTGCCTGATTACCAGAATGAATATGGTGGTGGTTATAAACAATCATTTGATATTTATGAACCAACAGGTGAGCCAATTGTAAACTATGCAGCCGACGAAAGTTGGGGGCCACGCATGGACGGTCAGTTGGTGCGTCAGTGGTACAGCTGGTATCCGGATGATCCAAACTATGGAAAAATGACTCCGTTTGTGCCACATCCTGATAACGTAAAAGACTTTTACGAAACTGGTGTAACAACAAACAATAATATTGCTTTAGAAGGTGGTGGTGATGGAACACTTTTCCGTTTGTCGTTTACCGACTTCCGTCAAACAGGTACATTGCCAACTTCTGAATTGAAAAAAAATACCATTGCCTTTAACGGAAGCTCAAAATTGACTGACAAGTTAACTGCCTCGGCTAGTGTTAACTATGTTTCTTTAACCAACGAAGGTATTCCGGGACAAGGATATGGTAATAATGCCGGTAACGTAGTTACCAGTTTTAACCAGTGGTTCCAGCGTCAGCTGGATATGGATAATCTTGCCAATTATAAAACAGCCGATGGCCTTGACCGTACGTGGAACATTAGTTCTCCAACAAATACTCGTCCATTATACTGGGAAAACCCATACTGGGTGTTGAATGAAAGTCCTGCACAAATGGAAAGACAACGTGTATTTGGTAACGTTTCGCTAAAATACGATGTGTTCCCCGGATTATCTGTTCAGGGGTGGGCACGTACCGATTTCTATACCGACCGTCGTCAGGAAAGAATTGCTTCAGGTTCAATTCCTCAGGCATGGTATAAAGAAGAAGTTCGCCAGTTGCAAGATAACAACTACGAGTTTTTGGCAACTTATACAAAAGAATTTGGTTCGGATATTACGTTGGACGCCAACCTTGGTACCAACAAACGTATTCGCATGTATTACAACAATACAGCCAGTACAAATGGGGGTTTAAGTGTGCCTAACTTCTTTAATGTTGATGCATCAATCGACCGCCCTTCTATTACTGATTATAAATCGAAAAAAGTGGTGAATTCGGTATACGGAAGTGCAACAATTGGTTATAAAAACATGGTCTATGTTGATCTGTCGTTGCGTAACGACTGGTCTTCAACGTTGCCTGATGGAGACAACTCATATTTGTATCCTTCGGTAACCGGTACATTCCTTTTCTCGGAGCTAATCGAAGACAAATCTATCCTTTCTTTAGGAAAAGTTAGAGCAAGCTGGTCGCAGGTGGGTAACGATACCGATCCTTACCAGTTGGCCGTGACTTATTCGTCGGCTGATAATTATGGTAGTTACCCTGCCTACGCAGTGCCTAATAAATTGAATAATGCAGCCCTTAAACCAGAGACGATTATTACTACCGAGTTTGGTGCTGAAATGGCTTTCTTTAACAGCCGTTTAGGATTAGATGTAACGTATTACGATATTCAGTCGGAGGACCAGATTCTGGACCTTGATGTAGCAAGTACTTCAGGATATAATTCAACAGTAGTAAATGCCGGTTTAATGACCAACAAAGGTTGGGAGGTAATGGTGAACGGTCGTGCAATCGACAACGAATTTACTTGGGACATCGTTGCCAACTGGGCAAAAAATACCAACAAAGTTGAAGAGTTGGCAGCAGGCCTTGATAACTATCAGTTAGCTGCCTGGGGACCTTCTATTAATGCTCGTGTTGGAGAAACCTATGGTACTTGGATTACTGATGGTTTTGTTTATGATGACGAAACCGGTCAACGTATTGTTGACGAAGACGGTTACTATAAGAGAGCTACCAACCAGACTTACGGTTCATACCTGCCAGAGTGGACAGGTGGTGTTACCAACACATTTACTTACAAAGGTGTAATGTTAAGTGCTCTGGTTGATTTCCAGAAAGGTGGTCAGTTGTACTCAGTAACTAACCGTTACGGAAATTACTCTGGCTTGTTGGCCGAAACTGCCGGACTAAACGCTAAAGGAAACCCACAAAGGGATCCTGTAAGCGAAGATGGTGGTTATCTTGCTGTTGGTGTGAAAGAAGATGGTACACCGAACGATGTTTATATTGAGGCCGTTGATTACTGGCAACACCTAAGAACAAGAAGAGAGTATTACTTACACGATGCTAGTTTTATCAAACTTCGTGAAGTAAAAGTAGGTTATACTTTGCCAAGTAAATTATTCGCAAACAGTTTTATCGAAGGTGTTAGCGTATCTCTTGTAGGTCGAAACCTGGCTATTCTTCACAAAAATGCTCCAAACATCGATCCGGAAGCTGCTTACGGTTCGGGTAATATTCAGGGGTTTGAAAATGGTCAGCACCCTAGTACCCGCACTATGGGATTCAGTGTAAATGTAAAATTGTAA
- the rsmI gene encoding 16S rRNA (cytidine(1402)-2'-O)-methyltransferase, with product MDNEAKLILVPTPIGNLQDITLRAVAVLKTADIILAEDTRVSSKLLKHLEIEKKLIAHHKFNEHKTTGSIVSKIEQGNTVALISDAGTPAISDPGFLLVRACVEKNLKVECLPGATALIPALAVSGLPTDKFVFEGFLPQKKGRQTRLKILAEESRTIVLYESPYRLVKALGQFAEFFGPERKACVCRELSKMFEEVKRGTVTELQEYYTEHTPKGEIVIVVEGNND from the coding sequence ATGGATAACGAAGCAAAATTAATACTTGTTCCAACGCCCATAGGTAACCTGCAGGATATCACTTTGCGGGCAGTAGCAGTTTTGAAAACAGCAGATATAATTTTGGCGGAAGATACTCGTGTATCGTCAAAATTGTTAAAACATCTTGAGATTGAAAAGAAACTGATTGCACATCATAAGTTTAATGAGCATAAAACCACCGGCTCCATCGTTTCTAAAATAGAGCAGGGGAATACCGTGGCTTTAATTTCTGATGCCGGTACACCTGCCATTTCTGATCCCGGTTTTTTGTTGGTGCGCGCTTGCGTGGAGAAAAATCTGAAAGTGGAATGTTTGCCGGGAGCAACGGCATTAATTCCGGCTTTGGCTGTTTCGGGCTTGCCGACTGATAAATTTGTTTTCGAAGGATTTCTGCCTCAGAAAAAAGGACGACAAACACGTTTGAAGATTCTTGCCGAAGAATCGCGAACAATCGTTCTTTACGAATCGCCATACCGTTTGGTAAAAGCGCTGGGGCAGTTTGCCGAATTTTTTGGCCCCGAACGAAAAGCCTGTGTTTGCCGCGAGCTAAGTAAGATGTTCGAAGAAGTGAAGCGGGGAACGGTAACTGAGCTACAAGAATACTACACAGAACACACTCCAAAAGGCGAAATAGTGATTGTTGTTGAAGGAAACAACGATTAG
- a CDS encoding thymidine kinase: MFIERDINSHKKVGTIEVVAGSMFSGKTEELIRRLKRAKIAKQKVEIYKPMVDIRYSETEVVSHDENAIHSTPVENSANILLLAGDVDVIGIDEAQFFDKGLINVVTQLANMGIRVIVAGLDMDFKGEPFGPIPGLMAVADYITKVHAICVRCGSIAQFSHRLSGKEQVVLLGEKDIYEPLCRSCYNKAHKE, translated from the coding sequence ATGTTTATTGAAAGAGATATAAACAGCCATAAAAAAGTTGGCACCATTGAAGTTGTTGCCGGATCGATGTTTTCGGGAAAGACCGAAGAATTGATCAGGCGGCTTAAACGTGCCAAAATTGCCAAACAAAAGGTGGAGATTTACAAGCCGATGGTTGACATTCGTTACTCGGAAACGGAAGTGGTTTCGCACGACGAAAATGCAATCCATTCAACTCCGGTTGAAAACTCGGCCAATATTTTGTTGCTGGCCGGCGACGTTGATGTAATTGGAATTGACGAAGCCCAGTTTTTCGACAAAGGTCTGATAAATGTGGTAACCCAGTTGGCTAACATGGGAATACGCGTTATTGTTGCCGGACTTGACATGGATTTTAAAGGCGAACCTTTTGGCCCTATTCCCGGATTGATGGCGGTTGCCGACTACATTACCAAAGTACACGCTATTTGTGTTCGGTGCGGAAGCATTGCACAATTCTCTCATCGTCTTTCGGGAAAAGAGCAAGTGGTTCTGCTGGGCGAAAAAGACATTTACGAGCCACTTTGCCGAAGCTGTTACAACAAAGCACATAAGGAATAA
- a CDS encoding YjjG family noncanonical pyrimidine nucleotidase, with product MRKKYTHLFFDLDNTLWDFETNSWYAMQETFRILQLEKSGVDFDDFFKTYSKHNHDLWTAYRKKEVTKKELTRQRFQLTFDSFTINNLDALAMNDLYLQEMPKQSHLIEGAKEILDYTKSKGYRLFIITNGFKEVQHEKLKRAGLAAYFEKVFISEEIKTPKPGREIFEHAIKSSNAKKKNSLMIGDDWDVDICGATNFGIDAVYFNRLKRPVDNSVGDSKIIESLSELRLVL from the coding sequence ATGAGAAAAAAATACACACATCTTTTTTTTGATCTGGATAACACCTTGTGGGATTTTGAAACCAACTCATGGTATGCCATGCAGGAGACCTTTAGAATTCTTCAACTTGAAAAAAGTGGTGTGGACTTCGATGACTTTTTTAAAACCTACAGCAAACACAACCACGATCTCTGGACGGCTTATCGTAAAAAAGAGGTAACAAAAAAGGAGCTTACCCGTCAGCGGTTTCAATTAACATTTGACTCCTTTACTATTAATAATCTGGACGCGCTGGCGATGAATGATCTGTATCTGCAGGAAATGCCCAAACAGTCGCATTTGATTGAAGGCGCCAAAGAAATACTGGATTATACCAAATCGAAGGGCTATCGGTTATTTATAATAACCAACGGATTTAAAGAGGTACAACACGAGAAGTTAAAGCGAGCTGGCCTTGCTGCCTATTTCGAAAAGGTATTTATTTCTGAAGAAATTAAAACACCAAAACCCGGTCGCGAAATATTTGAGCACGCGATAAAATCATCCAATGCCAAAAAGAAAAACAGTTTAATGATTGGGGATGATTGGGATGTTGATATTTGTGGTGCAACTAACTTTGGTATCGATGCGGTTTATTTTAATCGTTTAAAACGGCCTGTTGATAATTCGGTTGGTGACTCTAAAATCATTGAATCATTATCGGAATTACGATTGGTTTTGTAG